The following DNA comes from Heliangelus exortis chromosome 2, bHelExo1.hap1, whole genome shotgun sequence.
CTGATAGTTCTTAACTTGCCCTACATGCTTGCTTAAGTCCAGTAAGTGATTATTTTCACAATAAGCTGAAAGTACAGTCTTCAGCACAAGTTCAGGACTCGTGTCTTGGTTTCAAGCCATGGTGATTATTAAACGAGCCTGGTTAGAGTAATTTTCTTAGATCATTCTAGAGAACAGTTAATTAAAACctttagtattttttccccGTTTTCTTCTCCCAGTGTGTGTATGACTTGTATTTTGAAAGCTTTCATGGTGACCTTGAACTGAGTTTGCTGTTTATTGGCAGGGAGTGCAGAGAGGGCTGAGCTGGAGTTGTGGAGCAGTGAGTGCTTCCTACAGGTTGCAGTAACTTCACACCCAAGAGCTTGCTTCACCAAAACTCATTGGTATGATTGTGGGGTCTTGGGGGGTGGTGTTTCCCCTTGTGGACTAACAAAAGCACTTAACTTGATGGAACTTGCAGATTATTTGTGTAAAAGTGTAAGTTCAGAAGTAGTGCATGTTGATACGTACCTGCAGAAAAGTGTgtcctgctctgtcccctggGTGCTCTGCTGACTGATTTCCTGCTCCGCATGGCAGGGAACGTGGGATTACTGAGTAACTTTAGCTGACCCTGTGACTGACTTCTGGCTTTCGAAGTCCAAAGCAGCTGTGGGTTCAGCTTTGGCACTTGCAAAAGCTATTTGTTGCTAGTGTGTTGTTAGGTGGGAATGGTTATTGGGCAGTTAATGGTAATTAACTCATTCCACACCCGGGGCTTATGCAGCTGGGAACCtgaatgtgatttttaaaattattttattttattttaatattcttattATTTAGCCTAGTACTACAGCAAATGCACATCAAAGAGTTCATAGTTAGTCTTGTGCACTCCTCCATTAGTACTTTCTTCTTGGTAGACAGCAAGAGAGTTGTTGAGACAAGCCAACAGGATTTGTGTGGGATGGCACCTCTGCATTAGACAAGGCTGTAGTAGAAGTGAAGGTGGTCACTTAACCAAAAAACTCACTCCCAAGTGTCAATATTGTACATCCTCACTGTGTGGTAATAGGTAAatgaaaggtgttttttttttttttttttttttttttaaattggctAGATCTTAACATTGAATAAAACATGTAAAGGGTGAGTCTTGTGTGTTCCCATGTGTATACGTTGGTGCTTAGAGTTCTTGAAAGAAATAAGTAGGCTATTGAAAAGTATATTTTGGATATGCCTATCTAGTTGTAGCTATTAAAATATTCACTGGTGTAATTTTAGGCTTCTGCTGTttgctgggaggaaaagaaaaaaaaattctgtttactgATCAGTTTTAGCCAATGTGCTTTCTATGTTGGGTACTCTCTGAGCACCTCCATTCCCATTCCTCCATTGTCTCCCTCCACTGCAACAATCCTGCCAACCCAAGCCTAAAAACACTGCAATTTGTTCTTGATCAGCCCTGATCTAGTTCACTGTGCAGCTTTTGTGATGGCtaaagggagcagggagggggcagatGGCATAAATTGGTATAGCCACAGAAGGGAACAAAGCAGAACCATATCAGCTAAGTGTGGTGTAGTAGAAGGATTTGGGGATTTAGTACAGTGTTCACCTGTGGGCATCCCTTAAAGGGGACAACGAACAAAGTGTCAATAACCTTGACAAGAATAATGGTTCAGAAAAGTAGGGATGGTGAAGGAGATGGAAATAACAGGGTGtaggggtttttgtgttttggttttcttgtttgtttgttttagtgtttttttttttccttccactcaGACTTCTCTCTACATATGCAACAAGAATTTCAGTCCTCAGAAAGCTTAATAGAGAAGGTAGTGATGgttattctgaagaaaaaacgcaacaaacaaactttttttttttttttcagcaaagatGAATTAAGCTTACTGTTAAGAAACTACTTCCAAACTGATCAAATGGAGAGCCACTGGATAGGGTATTGGAGGAGGTCAAcccttttcaatttttcttaaGGTTTGACTGATACCTGGTGGTAATAGTGTAAGTGAACTTGCTTGTGTGCTTTGATGCAGCACAACTAAATCTCTTGAACCCTTTTTGTGTCAGATAGCATTTTGTCTTCACCCTCTGCTGATCAAAGTAATTTCAGATTTGGTGGGAAAGTTCCACTAACCATAAAACTGATTAACACAATACTCACATCTTGTAACTGATGCTCTAAGACAcataaggaaaattttaaaaaattgctgaGTAATATCTTTTAATAGTTCTTCTGTCTTCAGTGTCAGACTTCTGTACAAGCTGGTGTCATGTGCAGAGCTTAAAGGTCAGTTTAGATCTATCAGAGAAGCCCAGCTGTCAAACTCTTCTAGTGTGGAACTAATTAAACTCTGAAAGCAGTAGCTTATAAGTTACTTCTTAATCACACTTAACATCAGGCATGTGGATTTGTGTAATCACGGGTAACATACTTATTTAGATGTGGCTTCATGAGATGTTTCTCTGCCACCATATTTCTATCAAGTTTCATCTCTAGTTAGTAAGAAAATACCAGATTCATAGGAACAATATTGATTGGATCATGTTatggcagagcaggagcctgAGCAGCATCAAGTCTCAGCCTAGTTTCATCTCAGTTATAAGGTGATGCTTTACTGATGGCAAGAAACTGTGTGGACGTAGGTAACTTCCCGGACTGGGATAGAGTTGGGAAGGGCAGGTAGCATTTTctactctgcttttctttaggCCTGTTCAAAGCAGTGGTTGTACCAAAGGGTGTTGTGAGCATCAGCCCTGTGGTAGTTGGAAAGGAAGGCACAGGGAGAGCTGCCTTCTGCATACCAAGAAACAAGTCTATCCTTAGTACTTGCCTCTGCTGGCTGTCTCACTGCTCCATCACACATGTGGTTTATGAGGAGCCTGGCAAAAGCAAATGTGGATCAGACTGACAGGAGTTTCCTTTGCCTGATTTTTACCCAGGAAACTCTTGGGTAAAAGGCTAGAGTGGTTTGCTGAGGTACTAATCACTGTAGTAACTTGTTATTTTCAGTTCGCCCTTGGATGCCTTAGGAATCTTACCCTTGGGGTAGGGACGAAGGGTGGTTTTAATCTGTAATTAGTAAATTTTAGTTTATCAGCACTTCCTGAAGTACAAATCTTCTCTGCACAAGTTTCAGGTGGGTAGGTCACTTGCTCTTTCTCAGAAGTTGCAAACTGTGTGACTTGTCCTCTGTGCTGATCTGCTTGTGTACACTGCCTGATCATGGTGGATGCAGATGTGGTTCaagcaggcagagggagagacTGAGGCTCCTGCAAAAAGAAGGCTTCAGCAAGCAGGTGATGGGCCACCAGCCATGATgggctccctgctcctggctacAGAGTGTGCCATGAAAGCACTGGTGAGCAGTGCAAGCTTTGGCCCCTACAAAATGTTTGTAGCAGGTAGATTCATGGTTTTGGCCCATGATTCAGGGCTTACTAACTGAATAAAAGAGCAATACTAAGCTTTGGGTATGGTGTTTTCCTATGTTAGTATCAATTATATAGTTTTATTTGCTGTGTTAACACTAACATGGGTCTCCAAGCTGTTCCATTAAGTTACTTTTTCTGTCAGTATTAGAATCTGGAATGATTAATGGTACTTTCTTTTGCCATCCAGGGAGTAGGTGCAGGAGGATATAAGGAGACACATGAGCATTAAACCAGGATGCAGTAACCTTACTAGAGGAGAAGCCTCCTAGTCTGTTGCCAGCACCTCTCGAGTGCAGTGCTGTAGGTGCTGTCTGTGTGATAAAGATAGCTGTCAGCTGGATGGaacatttttgctttagaaaaaaaaaaaagattaattggTTGCTAAAAATTCTTAGGTGTTAATACTTACTTAAATCTAGCCCAAGTCAGTGCCTCTGAGCCAGCGGGTTCCATTAGACATTTTAAGGAGTAGTGGGGGAATTGCTTCGGGGACAGGGAAGATTCAACTGTTGTTGAATCAGTCCTGTTCtaactacaatttttttttttttctgattttaggATACTTGTGAAAGATGGTGGATCGCTTGGCAAACAGTGAGGCAAATACTAGAAGAATAAGTATAGTGGAAAACTGCTTTGGAGCAGCTGGTCAACCTTTGACTATCCCTGGGCGTGTTCTGATCGGAGAGGGAGTACTAACGAAGCTGTGTAGGAAGAAACCCAAAGCAAGGCAGTTCTTCCTGTTCAATGACATTCTTGTTTATGGTAACATTGTCAtccagaagaagaaatacaatAAACAGCACATCATCCCTCTGGAAAACGTCACTATTGATTCCATCCAGGATGAAGGAGACTTACGGAATGGGTGGCTTATCAAGACACCAACGAAGTCTTTTGCGGTTTACGCTGCCACTGCTACAGAGAAGTCCGAGTGGATGAACCACATAAATAAGTGTGTTTCTGATTTGCTTTCCAAAAGCGGGAAGACTCCTAGCAATGAGCACGCAGCTGTCTGGGTACCAGACTCGGAAGCCACTGTGTGCATGCGCTGTCAGAAAGCAAAGTTTACCCCCGTCA
Coding sequences within:
- the PLEKHF2 gene encoding pleckstrin homology domain-containing family F member 2, whose translation is MVDRLANSEANTRRISIVENCFGAAGQPLTIPGRVLIGEGVLTKLCRKKPKARQFFLFNDILVYGNIVIQKKKYNKQHIIPLENVTIDSIQDEGDLRNGWLIKTPTKSFAVYAATATEKSEWMNHINKCVSDLLSKSGKTPSNEHAAVWVPDSEATVCMRCQKAKFTPVNRRHHCRKCGFVVCGPCSEKRFLLPSQSSKPVRICDFCYDLLSTGEMTACQSARSDSYSQSPKSSLNDVSDDDDDEDSSD